GCCGGGTGATGAAGGGCGCGTTTCCTCAGGTCTTTCAGACCTTAGACATTCGGCCCGTCGAAGGGTACCCCAGCCACCTGCTGGAAACGTTGCTCAATCTGGCACCGCCCACGATCCTGGACCCGACGGTGGTGGTGCTGACCCCCGGCATGTACAACTCGGCCTACTTCGAGCACTCCTTTTTGGCTCAGCAGATGGGCGTGGAGCTGGTGGAGGGGCGCGACCTAGTGGTGGTGGACGGCTATCTGCAAATGCGCACCACCAAAGGGATGCGGCGCGTGGATGTGGTGTATCGACGCATCGATGATGACTTCATGGACCCGCTGGCCTTTCGGTCGGACTCCATGCTGGGAGTGCCGGGCCTGATGGAGGTCTACCGCCAGGGACGGGTGGCGATCGCCAATGCGCCAGGCACCGGCGTTGCCGACGACAAGGTGATCTATGCCTACGTCCCGGAAATGATCCGCTACTATCTGGGCGAAGAGCCCCTGCTCCAGAACGTGCCGACCTATCTGTGCTGGGATGCAGCGCAGCAGGCCCACGTCCTGGCCAACCTCGACAAGCTGGTGGTCAAGGCTGCCAACGAGTCGGGCGGCTACGGCATGCTGGTAGGCCCCCACGCCACGCCCGAGGAGCGGCAAGATTTCGCCCAGCGCATCCAGGCCAACCCCCGCAACTACATCGCCCAGCCCACCCTGGCCCTCTCCCGGGTGCCGACGCTAATTGACAACGCAGTGGAGGGCTGCCACGTCGATTTGCGGCCCTATATTCTCTACGGCCAGGACATTTACATCAATCCGGGCGGGCTGACGCGGGTCGCGCTCAAGCGCGGCTCCCTGGTGGTGAACTCGTCCCAGGGCGGCGGCAGCAAGGACACCTGGGTGCTGACCCAGTAGGGCGATCGCCCGAGCCTAGGGCCGAAAATCCCGCGAGGGCCAGAAATCCCGCGAGGGCCAGAAATTTTTGAAGAACACGGAAAATCTATGCTCAGTCGGGTTGCAGATTCGATCTATTGGCTCAACCGCTACGTCGAGCGGGCGGAGAACATTGCCCGCTTTGTGGATGTGAATGTAAATCTTTTGCTGGACGGGACCACAGGCACTCTCGAGCAGTGGGAGCCGCTGGTGCGCACCACCGGGGATTTAGCCACGTTTCGCGATCGCTACGGCCAGGCGACCGCAGAAACGGTGATTCACTTTTTGACCTTTGACACCGAATACTCCAACTCCATCCTGTCCTGTCTGCACATGGCGCGGGAAAATGCGCGATCGGTGCGAGAAATCATTTCCTCGGAGATGTGGGAGCAGGTGAATGCCTTTTACCTAATGGTGAAAGACGCCTCTCAGGAGCACTCTCTGATTGAGCTACACGAGTTTTGTAGTGAGGTGAAGCTGGCCAGTCACCTGTTTTCGGGGCTGATGGACGCCACGATGAGCCACAACGAGGGCTGGCATTTTGGCCAGATGGGGCGGCTGCTGGAGCGCGCAGACAAGACGACGCGGATCCTGGATGTGAAATACTTTATGCTGCTGCCGTCGCCGGGGGATGTGGGCTCGACCCTCGACGAGCTGCAGTGGATGGCGCTGCTGAAGTCCGTGAGCGCCTACGAGATGTATCGCAAGCGCGGCCAGCACCGGATCACGCCGACGCGAGTGGCCGACTTTTTGCTACTGGATCTGGAGTTTCCCCGCTCGATTCGCTTTTGCTTGCTGAAGGCGGAGGAGTGCCTCCACGCGATCACGGGGACACCGCCCGGGACCTGGCGCTATCCGGCGGAGCGGGCCCTGGGCCGGGTGCGATCGCAGCTTGACTACCTGACGGTCGACGAGATTGTCCAGTCGGGCCTGCACGAGTTCTTGGTGGACTATCTCCAGCTCCAGATCAACGACGTGGGAGACAAGATTTTTGAGGCTTTCTTTGCCCTCCAGCCCATCCAAACCTAGAGGCACCCGTGGCTCACTATCGCATTTGTCATCGGCTGACCTACCGCTATGGCCAGCCGGTCGAGCTCGCTCCCCACAGCCTGCGGCTGCGGCCCCGGCATGATGGCGCTCAGTCTCTCCATCGCTTTAATCTGACGGTTTCGCCGACGCCGCTCGGGATCTCCTGCTTTCCGGACCTCGATGGTCATACAACCCACCGGGCGTGGTTTGGGGCGCAGACTGAGGCGCTGGTGGTGGAGGCGGTGTCCGTCGTGGAGCCTCACTGGAGCAACCCGTTTGGGTATCTGCTGGAGCCCTGGGCGCTGCGCCTGCCGCTGAACTACCCGGTCACGCTGCGATCGCAGCTTCAGCCTTACTTGGTGCCGTCGAGCGTGGACCTGCCGCCGGACCCCGTGGCCTCCCAGCTGGCCATTGAGATCGCCCACGCCGTCGAGGGGGATGTGGTGGCCTTCTTGGGGACGCTCAATCAGCAAATTTATCAAGCGTGCAGCTACGGGGTGCGCGAGACCGGCGATCCGCTGCCGCCGATGATCACCTGGAACCAGCGATCGGGCTCTTGTCGGGACTTTGCGGTGCTGTTTGTGGCGGCGTGCCGGGCGGCGGGCTTGGCAGCGCGGTTTGTCAGCGGCTACGAGGTCGGAGAGCCGGACACGCGCGATCGCCACCTGCACGCCTGGGCCGAGGTGTATTTGCCAGGGGCTGGCTGGCGGGGCTACGACCCGACCCACGGGCTCGCGGTGGCCGACCGTCACATCGCGATCGCCGCCAGCGCCTTTCCCCCCGATGCCGCCCCCATTGTCGGCCAGGTGCGGCCGGGCAGCGTGGCCGCATCCTTGGACTACACCCTCGACATTCAGCACCTCGAGCTCGAGGCAGCCCTCAGCCAGCACCAGAGTCAGACCTAGTCGACAAACCTAGTCGATCAAGATATCCTCTGCCGGATCAGCGCTCGGCAGCTGCTCCCATTCCACGCTGGGCATACAGTCAAAGGCCTGCCGCAGCGAGGTTTCCCACAGCTTGCGGATTTTGGCCAGGTAGGGGTCTCCCAGGCGCAGCCGGAGCTGATGGCGCAGGGAAAAGGTGTTGGCCTCGTACATCACCATGTCGATCGGCGGCCCCACCGACAGGTTGGAGCGCATGGTCGAATCGATGGACAGCAGCGCGCACTTGGCGGCGGCTTCCAGGGGAGTGTCGTAGGTCAGGGTGCGATCGAGAATCGGCTTGCCGTACTTGGTCTCGCCCACCTGCAAGAAGGGCGTTTCCTGGGTCGCCTGGATGAAGTTGCCCTGGCTATAAATTCGGTAGAGCTCGACGTCTTCCCCGGGCAGCTGACCGCCGAGCAAGAAACTGCAGTGGTAGTCGATGCCGTCGCGCTGGAGCCACTCGCGATCGACTTCGTGGACCTGGCGAATTTTGTTGCCGATGTAGCGGGCGACTTTGTCGAGGCTGGGCAGGTTGTAGAGGTTGACTTCGGCGTCGACCTTGATGTCTTTGTGGATGGCGGTGAGGACCGACTGGGTGATGGACAGATTGCCCGCGGTGCAGAGGACCAAAGTGCGATCGCCATTGACCGAAAAGTCAAACAGCTTTTGGTAGGTGGAGATATTGTCGACGCCCGCGTGGGTGCGCGAGTCGGCGGCCATCACCAGTCCGTAGCGGGTAATGATGCCAAGGCAGTAGGTCATGAGGCTCTGGAAGGATTGGTCTGTT
This genomic stretch from Geitlerinema sp. PCC 7407 harbors:
- a CDS encoding circularly permuted type 2 ATP-grasp protein, giving the protein MQFDSYDPGNFYDEFFVAPGQPRPSVELLIRRLNALSVEEVQQRQQAAQKALLKLGATFNVYSDRQGTERIFPFDILPRVVAAAEWDALERGLRQRIEALNTFLNDIYHDQKIINDGVIPAEPIYSAKGFLKPCLGLKPPQGIWCHITGTDLVRDRDGQWYVLEDNLRCPSGVSYVLENRRVMKGAFPQVFQTLDIRPVEGYPSHLLETLLNLAPPTILDPTVVVLTPGMYNSAYFEHSFLAQQMGVELVEGRDLVVVDGYLQMRTTKGMRRVDVVYRRIDDDFMDPLAFRSDSMLGVPGLMEVYRQGRVAIANAPGTGVADDKVIYAYVPEMIRYYLGEEPLLQNVPTYLCWDAAQQAHVLANLDKLVVKAANESGGYGMLVGPHATPEERQDFAQRIQANPRNYIAQPTLALSRVPTLIDNAVEGCHVDLRPYILYGQDIYINPGGLTRVALKRGSLVVNSSQGGGSKDTWVLTQ
- a CDS encoding alpha-E domain-containing protein translates to MLSRVADSIYWLNRYVERAENIARFVDVNVNLLLDGTTGTLEQWEPLVRTTGDLATFRDRYGQATAETVIHFLTFDTEYSNSILSCLHMARENARSVREIISSEMWEQVNAFYLMVKDASQEHSLIELHEFCSEVKLASHLFSGLMDATMSHNEGWHFGQMGRLLERADKTTRILDVKYFMLLPSPGDVGSTLDELQWMALLKSVSAYEMYRKRGQHRITPTRVADFLLLDLEFPRSIRFCLLKAEECLHAITGTPPGTWRYPAERALGRVRSQLDYLTVDEIVQSGLHEFLVDYLQLQINDVGDKIFEAFFALQPIQT
- a CDS encoding transglutaminase family protein, whose amino-acid sequence is MAHYRICHRLTYRYGQPVELAPHSLRLRPRHDGAQSLHRFNLTVSPTPLGISCFPDLDGHTTHRAWFGAQTEALVVEAVSVVEPHWSNPFGYLLEPWALRLPLNYPVTLRSQLQPYLVPSSVDLPPDPVASQLAIEIAHAVEGDVVAFLGTLNQQIYQACSYGVRETGDPLPPMITWNQRSGSCRDFAVLFVAACRAAGLAARFVSGYEVGEPDTRDRHLHAWAEVYLPGAGWRGYDPTHGLAVADRHIAIAASAFPPDAAPIVGQVRPGSVAASLDYTLDIQHLELEAALSQHQSQT
- a CDS encoding proteasome-type protease, which encodes MTYCLGIITRYGLVMAADSRTHAGVDNISTYQKLFDFSVNGDRTLVLCTAGNLSITQSVLTAIHKDIKVDAEVNLYNLPSLDKVARYIGNKIRQVHEVDREWLQRDGIDYHCSFLLGGQLPGEDVELYRIYSQGNFIQATQETPFLQVGETKYGKPILDRTLTYDTPLEAAAKCALLSIDSTMRSNLSVGPPIDMVMYEANTFSLRHQLRLRLGDPYLAKIRKLWETSLRQAFDCMPSVEWEQLPSADPAEDILID